In Nitrosococcus watsonii C-113, the DNA window GTGGAGAAACTGGCTTTGCTCATCGCTTCCCAACGCCAAAACATAGCCGCTTACGCCGGTCCTCAGTGGCCGTCGCTGTTGGCCTATTTGAAAGGAGAAGGAGGACTGCCGGGAGATGAAGCACATCACCGGACTGATGGGCCGAGAGGCGTTAGTCAGTTCCATCGTCAAGGAACTGCGCAAGGGCAAGCACGTGCTCCTGAGCGGACCGGTGGGGGTTGGCAAGTCGGCGGTGCTGGAGGCCGCACTGGGGAAGCTTCAGGGGCGGGAGGCAACGCCTTCCCCTGAGAGGCAATCCTCCCGCCCTTGCCGTGCCCTGACCGTCGTCCATCTGCATGACCACCAGGCCAAGGGGCAGTTCGTAGAGATGGCCCGCCAACTCTTGGCCGCGGGGATCATCAAACCCAGCGCTTTGGAATTGGCTAGGCGCTACGATGAACTGCCGCCTGCGGAAATCGAATGGGCAAAGGTCAAGCGCACGGTGAACCGGCTTAGCATCCGGGACTTGACCGGCGCCATCATCCCGGCCCTCTCCGCTCATGGGGGCCGGGTCCTCATAGCGGTGGATGATATGACCCGGCTCACCCCGACCCAGCAGGCATTTTGGTTGGCGCTCTTTGACCAGGCCCAAGTCATCACCTGCGCCAGCGAGAAAAAGCAGGGCCTGCGAAAATTGTGGTGGAAGATGAAGGAAATGGAAGTCTCGCCCCTGACCCCGGAAGCCTCGGCGGAAATCGTACAAACGTATATCACCCAGCAAGGGGTACTGATTGAGTCCCCGGAACTGTACGTCTCCCATGTGGTGAAACAAGGCGGCGGTAACCCCCAGGCGATTTACGACATGGTCAACGACAGCGCCAAGGAGCGGGTAGTGGACAAGCGCAAAATCCGGGAGATGCGCCATCAGGCGGGGATACGTTATCTGGATTTTACCCCAGTGATGATGGTGGCCAGTGCTTTGATTATCGGCTCCCGCTATTTGGCCATTGGCCTGGGGGATACGGAGCTCTATATCTTGGCGGGCATGGCGGCTGCCTTGTTTTTGAGTCTGCGGTTTTTCTTGTTCAAGGGGGCCGGGAAGGCGAACTAAGGAAGCGCTTGCGTTATCCTATTATGGATATAGTATATAGGATATCCAAAAGGAGAAATTTCAATGCAAAAAGTGCTCTTTTCCTTGCCCCCTGACTTGGTGGCGCGCATGCGGGCCAGCATCCCGCCGAAACAACGCAGCCAGGTGATCGCCCGCCTCCTGGCGCAGGAGCTTGAGAAGCGGGAGCAGGCCCTTTATCAATGCGCCCTGGAAGTGGAGGCAGACGATGCCCTGGGGGAAGAAATGAAAGACTGGGACATCACCGTGGGCGATGGCCTCAACCATGACTCGGGGTGAGGTGTATTGGGTGAATCTTAATCCCACCCAAGGGTCGGAAATCCGCAAGCGCCGCCCCTGCGTCTTGGTGGGGGCCACGCCCATCAATCAGGCCCGGCGCACGGTAGTGGTCGTGCCCCTGTCCACCTCCGCCAAGCCCAGGCCGCCCCTGACCGTGCCTATCCAGGGCCTCGCTCAGCCCGTGGTGGCGGTCTGCGATCAGATCCGTGCGGTGGATAAGTCCCGCTTGCTGGAGGCAGCCGGCCGTTTATCCAAAAAAGACTTGGACGCTCTGGCGGAAGGGCTGAGGCAGGTGTTGGTCCTTTAGGGCATGATTGCCGGTACCCATATCGCCTTTGCCTCCGTCCTTTACCTGGGCGGGGCGGCCCTGTTTGAATACGACACGGATCTCCTGGGTTGGGCCTTGGCGGCGGGGGCTTCCCTCCTGCCGGATGTGGATTTGCCCACTTCCAAGCTGGGGCGGGTACTGTTTTGGCTCTCCACCCGGCTGGAGAAGCATTTTGGCCACCGCACGATCACCCATTCCTTCCTTGCCCTGATGGTCCTGGCGGTGCTCATTTCTCCCCTCCTGTGGCTCAAGCCGGTTTATTTTGGGTGCATCCTGGGCGGTTACTGGTCCCACCTGTGGATCGACATGCTCAATCTCCGGGGCGCTGATTTGCTCTGGCCTTCCCCGGTACGGGTAGTGATGCCGGGAAATCGAGATTACCGGATGGCGGTGGGCAGCAAGGCGGAGATGGTGCTCATGACCGTCTTGCTGGCCGCTTGTTTGGCGCTGTATCCCGTGAGTGGCCTGGGGTTTCGCACCGGGTTGCAGCACTTGCTGGGCAACTTCGAGTTGGCCCGGGATGCTTTTATCAAGGAGGCGGGCACCCACTGGTTTACCCTGGAGCTGGAGGCCATTGATAATCTGACCTTGGAACAGATTACCTGCCAGTGCCCGGTGCTCGGGGTGTGGCAGCAGGGATTGATTGTGCTCCATCAGGGCCAACCGAGAGCGGTGGGCAAGTCCCAGCTCCATCACAATCTCTATCCCACCCGGGCCAAGCTCCTAGCGGGGGAACCCTTGCGGGTGGTGTCCCATAAAGTGGAGATGCAGGGCCGGTCTTTGGGCTGGCTTTTGAAGCGTTTGGACCGGCGGCACACGTATTATTTGTCCGGGGAAATGCAGGTGGGGAGCCGACTGGCGCCGGTGGCGGATATTGATTTGTACCATCCGGTGGCTTTCAATGGGAAAGTATTGCGGCTGCACTATGCCCGAGGGCAAGAGCTGGCGCCTTATCTGAATAGGGTCGCTATCCAGGGCGAGGTGTATGTACAGTTTTGGCTCAGGCCGGGCGATCCTCCGGTGGAGTTAAGGATGGTTGACGAGGCGCCGACAGAACTCATACCGGAGGTGTTGAAAGAATATTTGTGAGGCTTGGGTAATTGCCGTCTTTTTTAAGACACTTAAGAGCTACGCAGCTTTAATGATAATTAACAATGATGGTGTTCTAAATGAGAATGCAATGGAATAAGTTATTAAATAACAAACGCTTACGTAGACCTAATGAAAAACCATCCTCAAGGCCGCTAAAATTAAACCCTTTTCAACTTGATCAAGAGCGGATAATTTTCTCTCAACCTTTCCGTCGATTGAAAGATAAAACCCAAGTCCATCCGTTTTCCGATAACGATCATGTTCGAACCCGACTGACGCATAGCCTAGAAGTTGCAACCGTTGGTCAATCTCTAGGGACGCTTGTAGGCTCTGAAATAATCGAGCGCTATGAACTGAAAAATTTTAAGAGTGAGGATTTTGGAAATATTATCAAAGCGGCTTGTTTAGCTCATGACATCGGCAACCCTCCCTTTGGCCATATTGGGGAAGAGGCTGTTCGCGAATGGTTTAATGAAAAAGAGAATAACGAAAAATTATTCGAAGAAATGACAAAAGCCAAAAGATCTGATTTCCAGAGATTTGATGGAAATGCTCAAGGGTTTCGCATCATTACACAAACTGAAAACTATAAAGGAAATGGCGGCTTGCAGCTTACTTTCGCGACTCTTGCTACGTTGATGAAATATCCTTGGCCAAGTACTCATAATAAGGCTAATAAGAATAAATTTGGATTTTTTCAGTCGGAGCAGAACTATATAGAAGAAATTGCAGAACAGGTAGGTCTTTTACCAACCAGAGATGGAGCATGGTATCGTCACCCTTTAGCTTACTTAGTAGAAGCAGCAGATGATATCTGTTATGCAATTATAGACCTAGAAGATGGTATTGATATGGGAGCACTCAGCTTCAGATATTATGAAGAATTTATCAAAGGCTATTTAAAACAAGATAAAGAGTATGAGGGTTGGGAGAGCGAATATAAAAATCTAGAAACTACTAAACAAAAAATTAGCTATTTAAGAAATAAAGCGATTACAAAACTTATTGAAGAAGCTTCAGAGTCATGGCTCAAACATGAGGTCGATATTTCGCATGGAAATTTTGAGTACCCTCTATTAGACAAAGTGGAAGGGAATGGCTTTGTGCAGGACGCTAAAAAAATTGCAAAGGAAGAAATTTTCATAAATCATAAAAAAATTTATATAGAAATTGCTTCATATAAAATTTTATATGGGCTATTGGATGCCTTTTCGGAGGCAGCTCTACAAGGGAAGGGAGATGACTTTGAATCTGGTAAAAATAAACGATTATTTACACTTATGGGGGAAGATGCACCGAAGAGTGAATGTTCACGATATGAAACTCTAATGAAAGTTATAGACTTCATTTCAGGAATGACTGATCGGTTTGCCCTCGGTATGTATAGGCAGTTAGATGGTATTTCACTAGGCGGTATGACTCCTGCTCCCCTTGAGATTAAGTAGTTAGTGAGAGACATCTTGATCGCTCCCATTTAAGATGATCCCAAGTTTCATAGCAAGAGGCATTAAAAACGCCGATCCTCAGAATGCGAATGAAAAAAAGTGTACCCATCCTTGCAGTATAGAATCTAGGGTCTTAAGTCGAGGTATTGGAGCCTTTGCCAAAACCCTAAGAAGGGGAGGCGTGGGTAGACCGGAGAGATGGCCACGAAGATGTCTGCAAGGCCCTCAACCAGCGCTATGGAAGGAAGGCAAAGGCGGTGAAAATGTGCAAAGTTAGCGGCTCGCGCGGATCTCGAAGCGGACCCCCTCGCGCTGTTGGAGGTAGCCGAGTACCTGGAACAGGTTACGGGCATTCGGATTGCCCTTGGGTCCGAACATGCGCATGAGGCTCTTGGACGGAATCTGGGTTTCCGCCGAAAGGGTCTCAAAGCCGACCGTGGCGTTGATGTAGTCGCGCAGCACGGCTTTACCGGTGGTCATGTCGCCGGACAGTAGGGCTTCTACGCCCTCTTTAAGCAGGGCCTCGCGGAAGGCGGGATCACGGGCCACGCGGGCCTGAATCGTTTCTTTGAAATCACGGGTCAGCACCATCGCTCAATCTTCCTCCTGCTGGCGTTGTTGATACGCTGCCCATAGGGTCTGTGCGGCCTCGATGTCTTTCTGCTGGCGTTGCTTGGTGCCACCGCCCAGCAGGATAATGAGCCAATCACCGTCCTTGCCAAAATAGACCCGGTATCCGGGGCCGAAATCGATTCGGTACTCAAAGACCCCGGCGCCGACCCCCTTGATATTAGAGACATTGCCTTGCGCCATCCGGATCAGGGCCGTCGCCACCTTGGCCGCTGCCTGGGCATTGAGCTTGTCGAACCATTTGGCGTAGGGGCTACGGCCCTTGGCGTCGATATATTCCCTGATCAGGGTAGATGCCACATACATTCCAAAAGGATCGCCAAGGTATTACACGCATAATCCAGTCTAGCAATTTCAATAGGTTATAAGTCTTCTTGTGTTTTTCACCGTCTCTGACATGGATTATGCGTGGATGTGATCATATACGCCTAATTGAGGGCTACGTAATTGTATTATATACATAATTTATGGGGCCCAGCGGCTCTGAAATTATGCGTATAATACTTTAGCGATATTTTCTGTAGCCAAGAGGCATGTACCCCGTTCTCCGGAATTATTCGGCCCTGTAAAACGCGAGCCTCATTGCACTGCTTAGAGCATGCTATCCTTCGGATTTAAAATACTTTTCACTTGAAATCGTCTCAATAAAAGTGACCGCGCCTTCAGGAGAATACTTCAGATTCACACCATCGCGCCCGTTATATCTAAATCAAAGCCACACCAATATAGGGGCGGCGCTGTGGTCTACTTGGACCCGGGGACCTCTTTGCCCGCGAGCCTTTTGCCGCACGCTTTCAGTCCGACAATGGTCAGTACCGTTGGACCGCCGCCACCATGCACGTCATCCGTGGGAAAGGCCAGGCTGAGCGCCGTCGAGAGGCCTGGTAGCTGAAGATTATGTGCGCTGGCTGGAAGAACGAGTATGTCGGGGCTAACGTGCCGTCTGAATGCAAAAAGTCCAGATTCTGAGCAGGGGGAAAACCGAAAAATGAAAAAAAGCAGCAGAGCTGTCGTTAGCACTACTCCACGGGAAGCTAATCTAAAGAGAAAACTGCGAGCGCATTTGCAATCCCTCGGATTCACCAAATCAGAAGATGGTGCCTTGCAAGTTCCGGGAAATGACAAAGGCATAATCCGCACGTTACACCGTGCACAAAGAGAAGAACGACTCCGGGCAAACCACGAATTTATTTCCCTCAAGGGCGAAAAACTGATGCGGTTCTTTGCATTAGGCAAAGAAGTTAATCCGGAAAGAATATCGCCTATCCTTGAACGCGTATCGGCCGGAACGCTGCATGGCGACCTGTTCCGGCTCGCATCACTCACGTGGTCCGTCCCCGTCTCCAACGGCTTCGGCAGACGCCTACGTTACCTTGTCTGGGACGAAAACAACAGAAAACTGATGGGTCTTATCGCCATCGGCGACCCGGTCTTCAATCTTTCCGTGCGGGACAAGCTCATCGGCTGGAATACGCACGACAGGAGCGCCCGCCTCGTCAATCTAATGGATGCCTACGTACTCGGCGCACTTCCCCCCTATAATGCCCTGCTCGGCGGGAAGCTGATAGCATGCCTACTGCGCAGCCGCGACCTTTATGACGACTTCGCAAATGCTTATGGCAGCACGACCGGAATAATCTCCCAGGAAGAGAAAAAAGCGCGCTTGCTGGCAATCACTACTTCATCGTCCATGGGGCGGTCTTCGGTCTACAATCGCCTGAAACTCGCCGGAATTCAGTACCTCAAGTCTATAGGCTACACCGGCGGATGGGGGCACTTCCATATTCCCGACCGGCTCTTCGCGGAACTGCGTGACTATCTGCGCAACATTGACCACACCTACGCAGACCAGCACCGGTTCGGACAGGGGCCGAACTGGCGGTTGCGGACAACGCGGGTGGCGCTTTCGGCACTTGGCTTTAAAGAAGACATGCTGCGGCACGGGATTCAGCGCGAGGTATTCTTTTGTCAACTCGCGGCCAACGCCGCCAAAATCCTGCAGACGGGGAAAGGCCAGCCTGACCTGAGGTCACTCCTATCCGCAAAGGAAATCGCCGAACTGGCATTGGACAGGTGGATGATTCCACGTTCGAAACGCAGACCCGGGTACCGGGACTGGGTGTCAAGTGACCTCGTGGGCTTGTTTGGCAATCAGGCCCGAATGCTACGCACCCAGATCAAGAAAGCGGAGATGGCCAAGAGAGGTATCGCGGGAGCATAGCCAGCTATGGGCGTGTCCTTAGACAAATGGCAGGATCACATGGAGCGGCACTTCTCGGCCCTCGCCGAACGGCGTGCCGTGTCGGGCCTGCCTATCTTTGCCCTTGAGCATGGTCTATCAGAAGCCGAATTTGACAAGATTTCAGGACAACTGCAATCGCGCCTGAACGCCGGCTTGAGGCTTGCCCCGCACTGGTTGCTCTGGACAATCTATGCGGCCGAAAGGGGATACACCTATGAGGGCGGTGAGTACTGGCAATCGTTCGAAGAGGCAACGCCGGGGTGGGATTCCAGCGATAGGTATCGTGTCTCGGCATGGTTCTCGAAATTTCAGAAAGCATATAACGGCGTTATACCCTCAGGGCCGTGGGCGGCGCATTTCAGTATCATTGCTTGGCCGATCACACATGCTGTCCTACCTCGCTATCTGCAGCAACAATTTGCACGAACGCTCTATGACCTGAGGTACATGCTGGCCCGTCTGACTTCTATCGAGCCCGCAGAAATCGGTCGTTTGACTGCCGCCAATGTCTACTATGCCTCCACGCGTTTCGAGCAGTTCCTGCAACAGGAGGAACTGGTTGGGCGCATTGTCCTCGCTCTTCTTCACCAGGATCCGCGGGAAGGCGAAGAACCGCTTTTACCCGCAACCCTTGACCGCATTGTCGCCGATCTGGAGAAGGTCCGCTATGCGCGCGACTGGCTAAGAGAGACCAGCCGCGTCGTTACGGACCGATTCAAAGGAATAGGCCGAGGTAGCGGCCCCCGTCCGGTTGCCAGCGGCGCTGAATCCGCCGAAAGGAGGCTGAGGGAGGCCCGGCCAGATATCCGGCCGGACTTGCGCCTGCGTTACGCCGGCGACGGCCGGTGGACCCTGATCATTGATGTTCCGAGCTTCAAAGGGATCGCCGCGCTGAACCCAGAGGTGCGTCAGTTCCTCAAGCAAACGCGCTGCACACTGAACGGTGATCCCGGCAAAAAGCCCGCTGGCTGGGTTTTGTCCGGCAATCGCCGCGCCGTATTGAAGGAATGGCCCAACCCGACGAAGCCGCTCGTCAAGTTCGAGAAGGCCAATGGTACGGTCGATCATCTTCTCGAAAGCGAGTGCCGAATGAGTGATGGGCCGATCTGGCTCTTTCGCATCGGCCGCGACGGGATCGCCCGTGAGATCGCTGGTCGCATCGTCCGGCCGGGATACGAATACATTCTCGTCTCACGCGAGGCTTTCGAGGGTGTGCTTGACGGGATGGCTCCGTGCACAATCGATTGCAAGGATATCCAGGCGATCCGCATCTCGGTGCCTGACAACGTTTCAGCAGACTACATTCACTGGTTGCAGCACCGAAACCTTGAGCTTGCGCGAACCATCCGCGTCTGGCCTGCCGGACTACCCGGGCGCCATTGGGACGGCGAGGGTCGCAGTGAATGGCTGACTACTGAAAAACCCTGCTTCAGGATCGTTCCGGACCATCCTGTCGACTCCTACCTTATCGCTCTTGATGGCGATACCGCTACGGCCATTCAGGCGCCTGCGTCCGGACAACCAACTTTTGTCCAACTGCCGCAACTTGCGCCCGGCAAACATATCCTGACAGTGCGGGCGCGCCGCAGCGCCGCACTTGAAGATTTGGGGGCACCCCCGGCGCATGAGGGCTACCTTGAGTTACGCGTGCGCGAGCCAGAGCCATGGATACCAAGTACGACTTCATATACTGGCCTTGTGGTTACCAGTACTCCCCATGATGCTACATTAGATGTTTTTTGGGAGAATGAACTTGACCTAACCGTGTTTGGTCCCGAAGGCCGACAGATTACACCAATCGTAAGTTTAGAGAATGCCAAGGGAGAAGAGGTTTATAACGCTCACGTTTGTCCGGTGATGGACCTACCGATTTTGCCAAGTGTATGGCGAAAGCGGTTTCACGATTTTCTGAAGAGAGAAGAATCAGAGTGGCGCTACCTGGAGGCATCTTCCGGTACTCTCAGAATCGAAGGGCAAGAACTTGGTCTGTATACTCTACGCTTTAACCATGAAGTATTACCTGTTCGCTGGGTTCTTCGTCATAACGGTGAGCGCGTAACCATCCGACTAATCGATGACAGTGGGCAAGAAGGAGAACAGCCGGAATGTCATTTTTTCAGTATGGAAACACCTACAAAGACGGAGTTTCTAAAAATTGAAAATGCACTTACAGGGTTTGAAATCAAACCGCCAGGTGGGCTCTATCTTGTACGAAAAGGAAAGTTCGTAAACTCCATTATTGTGAGCGATGGCCTAAGCGAAGAAGGGCTAAAGGGGCTAGGCGTTAAGCCCACTTATGACCAAATTTCCCGTAACCCAGACTCTATCGTCCATCTTCTGAAAATTCTACATTCTTGGAAGATGGCTCGTCTCGCCGGACCCTTGGCAAATGCTAGGCGTCAACAAGTACATGACGGGATGCTTGTTCATATCTATGGTGCACTGGCGGGACGGGATTGGGGGTTTGCAGAATCAAAGGCAAAGGTTAAGGGTAACTATAATTTGCAGCAGGTGATGACTCGCTTGGAGGCATTGCTTGATCGACGGAGTGGATTTCGGGTCGTTATACAACGTGATGTCGCTACTATTCAAGGTGGGCGCAATGCTATTGCTGATTGGTATGCAGACCTCGCCTCACGTTTTGGTATCTGTTCGAACAAGACCCTCTGCGAATTGGCTATCGAACTAGCTAGCCGTCCTCACGACGTACCTAATCTTTATGAGGATAGGTTGCCCAGGCTTCTCAATCAGTTGATTGAGAAGCCTTTGATTGTGCGTGGTGCCCGTTTTGCTGCGTTGAATTATACGTGTAATGATGCGGGATCCTCTGAATTGCTACCGGAGTGGGATTGATGATTACCGAGCTTACTCCGCAAGACGTGGTTACTTACTGCCGGAATGTTGTTGGCGCGAACGTTGAGAGGGGCGGGATTGACGATATATTATTGGTTGGATTATTACGGCGAAGCGCGGGAATAATCTGCCCTTGTTCACGTGTTGCTCTTCGAGCGTCTGTAACAGAAAGCCTATCCTATTTACATTCTGATGACGATGATCTATCTGGTCGCCTCGATAATCTAATCGAGGTTCTGATTGTAACCGGCGATTTATTGGAATTGTCTGATGTTGTGGTGGATGATCCAGATGTCAAGGAAACATGGGTTTTTGCTGCACCGCCTTCATTTGTGGTTCGTCAAAATGGAATCGCATTCTTAGCAGGTATTGTCCCAGACCAGGATAGCTTCCTATCTTCTGATCTAGATAGCCGAATCGTGTATTCGAGTAGTGCGCGTTTCATTGAGCCTAAACCCGGTGAAAACCTAGAAGAAGAATTGAAAGCTGAGGGAATTCACCAAATAGAAGAAGCGACCTGGCTTAGGTCTCCGAGAAGCCAACCCCCAAAGCATTTGATTGATCGGTATAAACAACAATTGGCTTTAGAGTCGATTTGTGGGCCAGTCAATGGACTTAAAATTCTCGATTCATCTATCAAATCTACATATTACAAAGGCCGCTGGGTTGAACTCCTAAATCAAACAGGTGCATTTATAGCCAGAAGACCTCAAGAATTTGGTGCTCCTTTATGGTGCTTTGTTGAAGTTGCTGGGGGGCAACTGCAACGAGTGATAGACCTCCCTCCTCAAAACTATCGTTGGCGGGGGTGCGATGCTGCATGGCACTTACAGATGGCAATAGACAGTTACCAAAGGATGCCACAACGATATAGGTTGAGCCGCATTGAAGAATCGGTTCGTTTTGACTTTTTTTCACCACTACCACTGTGGGCGCAACGAAGGCTAATGGTGGTTGGTCGAGAGGTTCCTCGGGAAGGCAGTCTCCTCTCATACGAGATTCCTGCGTCAGAAGCTGATGAAGAGGAGGGGTTTTTACAACAAAACCTGTGGCTGGAGCCCGTTGAAAAAGAAAATCGTTAGAGGACCAGATAGTGCAAACAATTAAAGAAACTATAGAGAATTTACACGGATCTCTGCGCGACTACATCGAAGCGACCTACCATATCAGCGCACCATCTTTAATTTCGCAGCGGAAAGTCCTTCTCGATACTGATGGTGTAATACATCGTACTCCTTATCTTGAATCAACGCCGAAGTACCAAACGGGCAACGCATTCGCATCTATTGATGGTTTGCCGTCAGCTGCTCAGAAACTTTTCTTGCGATTAAGTGCTCCCGAAGGCGATCTTCCACGACTGATCTATGACCCGCCTTATAAGCATCAAGCCGAGTCCTTGCAATATAGTCTTATTGATAGGAAAAACCTAGTTATCATGACTGGAACAGGCTCGGGAAAGACCGAATCCTTCCTGCTGCCGATTCTTGGCAAGTTCGCGATGGAGGCGAAGACCCGTCCGGCAGTCTTCACGGAACAGCCTGCCATGCGCGCGCTCGTCATGTATCCCATGAACGCGCTCGTGAACGACCAACTCGGCCGCCTGCGGGCGTTGCTCGGCGATCCGCGGCTTGTCCAGATGTTCAAAGAATGGTGCGGCCGCCCACCGCGATTTGCACGCTACACAAGCAGAACGCCCTATGCCGGGGTTCGCACGAGCAAGAAGGATTCTGCTCGGTTGCAGTCCTTTGACAGCTTCTATGTCGATGTTCTCCGCCGTGTGGAAAGCGACGACCCGGAAGAGAAAGAACAGGCTGTAAAACTCTTGGATGCGCTCAAAGAGCGCGGAAAATGGCCCGCCAAACCTGACCTTAAGGCGTGGTTCGGAGAAAAAGGCAGCGCTTGGCAGGACCGGAAGACCGGCGAGTTTGTCAGGGCAGTGACCCTGCCGGATGACTCCGAATTGTTGACACGTCATGAAGTCCAACTCGCGCCGCCGGACTTGCTTGTCACCAACTATTCCATGCTCGAATACATGCTCATGCGCCCGATTGAGCGGCCCATCTTCGACAGGACGCGGGAGTGGCTGGCGAAGAACCCCGACGAGAGCTTTCTTGTCGTGCTTGATGAAGCGCACTTGTATCGCGGCGCAGCCGGTGCGGAAATCGGCCTCCTGCTTAGGAGACTGCGCGACAGGCTCGGAGTTCCCGAAGAACGGTTTAGGGTAATCTGCGCCACAGCAAGTTTCAAAGATGCTGCGTACGCCCCGGAATTTGGCGCGCAACTCTCCGGTATCACACCCGATACATTCGTACCCATCGAAGGCACTCTCGACCTGAAAGAGGAGGTAGGGGTCGGGACGAATCGCGATGCCGAGGTGCTGTCCGGCATCGATCTGCGCACATTTTACGAGGTAAACACTGACAAAGCTCGTATGGCGACGATAAAGTCCTTGCTTGATTATAGGGGCGTCACTGGTGCCGAGACCACCGAGAGCGCGCTTTTCGATGCCCTTGGCTCGCTCGGCCCAATGGGCGCGCTCATCAATGCGACAATGAAGGAAGCCCGGCCGATCGCCGAACTCGGCAGCTTCCTGTTCGCAGACGACGTGCCGGCACACATGGTGGATAAAGCCGTCACCGTACTGATGACACTAGGCAGTGTTGCAAGGCCAGAACCGAAATTGCCGGGGCTTTTGCCCTGTCGTGTTCATAACTTCTTCCGCGGTCTTCCGGGACTCTGGGTTTGCATGGACCCGGAATGCAGCGAACTCGCCGAGGACCAGCGCAGCAGCATCTGCGGAAAAATGTATTCGCAGCCGATGGACGAATGTAGCTGTGGCGCTCGGGTACTGGAACTGTTTACCTGCCGAAATTGCGGCACGGCCTATGCCCGTGCCTATACAGATGACGTCGATACGCCGCGCGCTCTTTGGCCAGAGCCCGGCGAGCAGTTGCGGATGGCAAGCGGCGAGACCAATCCGCTCTTAGCGCTCGACCTCTTGCTTGAGCAACCGGCACACGATGATGCGGCAGAACCTGCGGACTACGATCTGGAAACAGGCCAACTAAACCCGGCCACGACCGGCCCTCGTACGCGAACGGTCTATATCAGGCAGGAGCGTCTTGCCAACGCTGCCGACGATAAAAACGATAACGATCCCAGCTTCGAGTCACGCGGCCAATTCAAGCCGTGCGCGGTGTGCGGTAAGATGGCGCGTTCCGGTCGAAGCTACGTCCAGGACCATCAAACAAAAGGCGACCAGCCGTTCCAGGCGCTCCTCGCACGCCAAATCCAGATTCAGCCCCCCGGACCGCAAGAAGCGACGCGCTTTGCACCGTTACGCGGCCGCAAGGTACTCGCGTTTTCCGATTCCCGGCAGGTAGCAGCGCGACTGGCACCGAATATTCAAATGTATTCAGAGAGAGATTCCCTTCGGCCACTTATCATTAGTGGGTTCGCATGGCTTCAAGAGCAGGATGTACTGAAAAATCATCTCAGCCTTGACGACTTGTATTTTGGTGCTTTGATTGCATCAAAGAGGTTAAATGTGCGCTTGCGCCCGGAAATGCACGACCACGAAAGTTTTGATGCAGAAGTAATAGTCGAAAGGGCAATAAAATCGGGCGATTTAAATAATCCAATGTCTCTATTAGATCTGTTGCTGGATTTACGTTCCCATCACCCGCCGCATTCTTTGCTCAGTAGTATGCTAACAACATTGACTGACAGGTTCTGGGGAATGGAGCCACTAGCGCTCGCGACGCTCAGAGAAAAGAATCGCCGTAGCAGTAAGATTCTTGGTCTTCCGCCGATACCGGACATTGCTGAAACCGACAAGACAAAGCTTGCACTTGCTCGCTTTTGGCTCCGTTGCTGGGCCGGTTTCCGCATTGCCCAAATGCCTGATGACTGGGTCGATCGACCGACCTCTGAAGGTTTCCGGGCTCAGTCACGAAAACCAAAATCCAAGATTAAGGCAGTG includes these proteins:
- a CDS encoding ATP-binding protein, yielding MRKGKHVLLSGPVGVGKSAVLEAALGKLQGREATPSPERQSSRPCRALTVVHLHDHQAKGQFVEMARQLLAAGIIKPSALELARRYDELPPAEIEWAKVKRTVNRLSIRDLTGAIIPALSAHGGRVLIAVDDMTRLTPTQQAFWLALFDQAQVITCASEKKQGLRKLWWKMKEMEVSPLTPEASAEIVQTYITQQGVLIESPELYVSHVVKQGGGNPQAIYDMVNDSAKERVVDKRKIREMRHQAGIRYLDFTPVMMVASALIIGSRYLAIGLGDTELYILAGMAAALFLSLRFFLFKGAGKAN
- a CDS encoding type II toxin-antitoxin system PemK/MazF family toxin is translated as MTRGEVYWVNLNPTQGSEIRKRRPCVLVGATPINQARRTVVVVPLSTSAKPRPPLTVPIQGLAQPVVAVCDQIRAVDKSRLLEAAGRLSKKDLDALAEGLRQVLVL
- a CDS encoding metal-dependent hydrolase, whose translation is MIAGTHIAFASVLYLGGAALFEYDTDLLGWALAAGASLLPDVDLPTSKLGRVLFWLSTRLEKHFGHRTITHSFLALMVLAVLISPLLWLKPVYFGCILGGYWSHLWIDMLNLRGADLLWPSPVRVVMPGNRDYRMAVGSKAEMVLMTVLLAACLALYPVSGLGFRTGLQHLLGNFELARDAFIKEAGTHWFTLELEAIDNLTLEQITCQCPVLGVWQQGLIVLHQGQPRAVGKSQLHHNLYPTRAKLLAGEPLRVVSHKVEMQGRSLGWLLKRLDRRHTYYLSGEMQVGSRLAPVADIDLYHPVAFNGKVLRLHYARGQELAPYLNRVAIQGEVYVQFWLRPGDPPVELRMVDEAPTELIPEVLKEYL
- a CDS encoding deoxyguanosinetriphosphate triphosphohydrolase, with product MRMQWNKLLNNKRLRRPNEKPSSRPLKLNPFQLDQERIIFSQPFRRLKDKTQVHPFSDNDHVRTRLTHSLEVATVGQSLGTLVGSEIIERYELKNFKSEDFGNIIKAACLAHDIGNPPFGHIGEEAVREWFNEKENNEKLFEEMTKAKRSDFQRFDGNAQGFRIITQTENYKGNGGLQLTFATLATLMKYPWPSTHNKANKNKFGFFQSEQNYIEEIAEQVGLLPTRDGAWYRHPLAYLVEAADDICYAIIDLEDGIDMGALSFRYYEEFIKGYLKQDKEYEGWESEYKNLETTKQKISYLRNKAITKLIEEASESWLKHEVDISHGNFEYPLLDKVEGNGFVQDAKKIAKEEIFINHKKIYIEIASYKILYGLLDAFSEAALQGKGDDFESGKNKRLFTLMGEDAPKSECSRYETLMKVIDFISGMTDRFALGMYRQLDGISLGGMTPAPLEIK
- a CDS encoding helix-turn-helix domain-containing transcriptional regulator, with product MVLTRDFKETIQARVARDPAFREALLKEGVEALLSGDMTTGKAVLRDYINATVGFETLSAETQIPSKSLMRMFGPKGNPNARNLFQVLGYLQQREGVRFEIRASR
- a CDS encoding type II toxin-antitoxin system RelE/ParE family toxin, which codes for MYVASTLIREYIDAKGRSPYAKWFDKLNAQAAAKVATALIRMAQGNVSNIKGVGAGVFEYRIDFGPGYRVYFGKDGDWLIILLGGGTKQRQQKDIEAAQTLWAAYQQRQQEED